A single region of the Oenococcus kitaharae DSM 17330 genome encodes:
- the guaB gene encoding IMP dehydrogenase — protein sequence MTDFSNKYKKLGLTFDDVLLIPAASDVTPDQVKLGTDLTPTLHLNIPILSAAMDTVTEHAMAAQLALNGGMGVIHKNMLIADQAAEVAKVKATAVDLNKYPNAAIDSKGQLIVAAGVGVTNDTLDRVTALVSAGANAIVVDSAHGHSAGVLRKIRDIRSAYPTLNIIGGNIATESGAKALFDAGADVAKVGIGPGSICTTRVVAGVGVPQITAITDAAQAAADYGKTIIADGGMKWSGDIVKAIAAGGNAVMLGSMLAGTKEAPGEVITGEDGKQYKTYRGMGSMAAMQNGSKDRYFQGEVKEVNKLVPEGIEAVTAYKGTVDDVIFEDLGGIRAGMGYTGSADIKDLIEKAEFVQITNAGLIESHPHDVHITKAAPNYVRI from the coding sequence ATGACAGATTTTTCAAACAAATATAAGAAACTCGGATTGACTTTTGACGATGTTCTGCTGATCCCGGCCGCTTCAGATGTGACACCTGACCAAGTCAAACTGGGTACTGACCTGACACCGACTCTGCACTTGAATATCCCGATTCTAAGCGCAGCTATGGATACAGTCACAGAACACGCCATGGCCGCGCAATTGGCTTTAAATGGCGGCATGGGCGTGATTCACAAGAACATGCTGATCGCAGATCAAGCTGCTGAAGTCGCCAAAGTCAAGGCCACGGCAGTTGATTTAAACAAGTATCCCAATGCTGCTATTGATTCAAAGGGCCAGCTGATTGTTGCGGCTGGTGTTGGTGTGACAAACGATACCTTAGACCGCGTCACCGCTTTAGTCTCAGCTGGTGCAAACGCCATCGTCGTTGATTCAGCTCACGGTCATTCGGCTGGTGTTTTAAGAAAAATCCGTGACATCCGCAGCGCTTATCCAACCTTGAATATTATTGGCGGCAACATCGCCACTGAATCTGGTGCCAAAGCCTTATTCGATGCCGGTGCTGATGTTGCCAAAGTCGGTATCGGTCCTGGTTCGATCTGCACGACGCGTGTTGTTGCCGGTGTTGGCGTTCCGCAAATTACAGCCATTACCGATGCTGCCCAAGCTGCAGCTGATTATGGCAAGACAATCATCGCTGATGGCGGTATGAAGTGGTCCGGCGATATTGTCAAAGCGATTGCTGCCGGTGGCAATGCTGTCATGCTGGGCTCGATGTTGGCCGGCACCAAAGAAGCACCTGGTGAAGTGATCACAGGCGAAGATGGCAAACAATACAAAACTTACCGCGGCATGGGATCCATGGCAGCTATGCAGAATGGTTCTAAAGACCGTTACTTCCAAGGCGAAGTCAAAGAGGTCAACAAACTGGTTCCTGAAGGTATCGAAGCCGTGACTGCATATAAAGGCACTGTCGATGACGTGATCTTTGAAGACCTTGGCGGCATCCGTGCCGGCATGGGTTACACAGGTTCTGCCGACATCAAAGATCTGATCGAAAAAGCTGAATTTGTCCAGATTACAAATGCTGGTTTGATCGAATCTCACCCGCACGATGTCCATATTACAAAAGCTGCCCCAAATTACGTCCGGATTTGA
- the hpt gene encoding hypoxanthine phosphoribosyltransferase has translation MNALVSHPAIKSVLATETDISAVVQHLADQLDKKFAESDPRPLFISVLKGAAIFTTDLLRKMTVDVDLDYIDVKSYNNTESTGNIRVTHDVDTDMTGRDVVVVDEIVDTGRTMKWLRDYFMLKGAKSVTTVVLTDKKAARIVEVPIDYAGLQVPNSFLVGYGMDYNSYFRNLPVIAIIDTTKLDTIK, from the coding sequence ATGAACGCGTTAGTGAGCCACCCGGCGATTAAATCAGTCTTAGCCACGGAAACGGATATCTCGGCAGTTGTCCAGCATCTGGCTGATCAATTGGACAAGAAATTTGCTGAATCTGATCCGCGGCCGCTTTTTATCTCCGTCTTAAAAGGGGCAGCCATTTTTACAACGGATCTACTGCGGAAAATGACTGTTGATGTCGACCTGGATTATATTGATGTCAAATCTTATAACAACACTGAATCGACTGGTAACATCCGCGTCACCCATGATGTCGATACAGATATGACAGGTCGCGATGTCGTGGTCGTCGATGAGATTGTCGATACAGGCCGCACAATGAAGTGGCTGCGCGATTATTTCATGTTAAAAGGCGCCAAGTCAGTCACAACGGTCGTCTTGACTGATAAAAAAGCTGCTCGTATCGTCGAAGTTCCGATTGATTACGCGGGCCTGCAAGTGCCAAATTCTTTCTTGGTCGGCTACGGCATGGATTACAATAGTTATTTTCGCAATCTGCCCGTGATTGCGATCATTGATACGACAAAATTGGATACGATTAAGTAA
- the purB gene encoding adenylosuccinate lyase: MIDRYTNPEMGAVWELQNQYQTWLEVEIAVDQAWANYGAIPQADVDAIRAKAHFNVDRIAEIEAQTHHDVVAFTRDLSESLGPEKRWIHFGLTSTDVVDTAQGLRLKQANQIIKKDLAAYLAQIKVMALKYKKTVMMGRTHGVQAEPTTFGLVVARYYEETLRNIQRFNISSKALETGKLSGAVGTFANIPMSVEEDAMAQLDLTPQPIASQVLPRDLHAAYINDIALIATGIENFATEIRGLQRSEIHEVEENFAAGQKGSSSMPHKRNPIGSENMTGLARVIRGHMQTAMDDITLWHERDISHSSAERIILPDTTILIDYMLQRFTGILSKLAVFPETMKANMHRTYGLIYSQRLLLKLIDKGLSREEAYDTIQPLTARSWDEHKMFKDLVEGDSKVTKILTQAEIDDAFDYHYHLRNVDKIFERIGLEES; the protein is encoded by the coding sequence ATGATTGATCGATATACGAATCCGGAAATGGGCGCCGTTTGGGAACTGCAGAATCAGTACCAGACCTGGCTGGAAGTTGAAATTGCCGTTGACCAGGCTTGGGCCAATTATGGCGCGATTCCACAAGCTGATGTGGACGCTATTCGCGCTAAGGCACATTTCAATGTTGACCGAATCGCAGAGATCGAAGCACAGACGCATCATGATGTTGTCGCTTTTACACGTGATTTATCAGAATCTTTGGGTCCAGAAAAACGCTGGATCCATTTTGGCTTGACCTCCACTGATGTCGTCGATACAGCTCAAGGCTTGCGTTTAAAACAAGCTAATCAAATCATCAAAAAAGATTTAGCTGCCTATCTGGCACAAATCAAGGTCATGGCGCTGAAATACAAAAAGACTGTCATGATGGGCCGGACACACGGTGTTCAAGCTGAGCCGACGACTTTTGGCTTGGTTGTGGCACGTTATTATGAAGAGACCCTGCGAAACATCCAGCGTTTTAATATCTCCTCTAAAGCACTAGAGACGGGCAAATTATCCGGTGCTGTCGGGACTTTTGCTAATATTCCCATGTCTGTCGAGGAAGACGCCATGGCCCAATTAGACTTAACGCCTCAGCCGATTGCTTCTCAAGTCCTGCCGCGTGATCTGCATGCGGCTTACATTAATGACATTGCCTTAATTGCGACCGGAATTGAGAATTTTGCGACGGAAATTCGCGGCCTGCAGCGCTCAGAAATTCATGAAGTCGAAGAGAATTTCGCGGCCGGTCAGAAGGGTTCATCGTCAATGCCACATAAAAGAAATCCGATTGGCTCGGAAAACATGACTGGTCTTGCCCGCGTGATTCGCGGCCACATGCAGACAGCCATGGACGATATTACTTTGTGGCATGAACGCGATATTTCTCATTCATCTGCCGAACGGATTATCCTGCCGGACACGACGATCCTGATCGATTACATGCTTCAGCGTTTTACCGGCATCCTCAGCAAGCTGGCTGTCTTCCCGGAGACGATGAAGGCCAACATGCATCGGACTTACGGCCTGATTTATTCGCAGCGTCTGCTGTTGAAGCTGATCGATAAAGGCCTGAGCCGAGAAGAAGCTTACGACACAATTCAGCCTTTGACAGCCCGTTCCTGGGACGAACACAAGATGTTCAAGGATCTGGTCGAAGGGGATAGCAAAGTAACAAAAATTTTGACTCAAGCAGAAATCGACGACGCTTTTGATTATCACTATCATCTGCGCAATGTCGATAAAATATTTGAACGGATAGGTTTGGAGGAATCATGA
- a CDS encoding adenylosuccinate synthase translates to MAGIVVVGSQWGDEGKGKVVDLFCQTADAVARYQGGDNAGHTVYHGGNKFELSALPVGIINPKHLAIIGNGEVVNPKELLTEMKGLSERGIDLSGLRISDRAQVIMPYHIALDGLAEEASGGRIGTTKKGIGPTYADKINRQGIRMVDLIDPEAFAEALKQVLPLKNNEITKLYGGQPFDYETVYNEYSAYGKELAKYVTDVTVLMDELTRENKRIVFEGAQGVMLDIDHGTYPFVTSSNPVGAGAAVGTGVGPDKIHEVAGVVKAYTSRVGEGPFPTELKNEMGSHIREIGHEYGVITKRPRRIGWLDTVALRHAVLVAGITELAVNSLDVLSGLKEVKIAVAYEKDGQRIDNFPANLRLLKGATAIYETLPGWSEDISDDAHFEDLPVNAQNYLKRISELLERPLLSFAVGPHAEQTHLLKDLWSDGREAMHTA, encoded by the coding sequence ATGGCTGGAATTGTCGTAGTAGGATCGCAATGGGGAGACGAAGGCAAAGGCAAGGTTGTTGACTTGTTTTGCCAAACGGCTGACGCAGTCGCCCGCTATCAAGGTGGTGATAACGCGGGTCATACGGTATATCATGGCGGCAATAAATTCGAATTGTCGGCGCTGCCGGTGGGTATCATCAATCCCAAACATTTAGCAATTATCGGCAACGGTGAAGTTGTCAATCCAAAAGAATTACTGACAGAAATGAAAGGCTTGTCGGAGCGCGGTATTGATCTATCCGGCTTGCGCATTTCGGATCGAGCACAGGTGATTATGCCATATCATATTGCCTTGGACGGCTTGGCAGAAGAAGCCAGCGGCGGCCGTATCGGTACGACGAAAAAGGGCATCGGCCCGACTTACGCTGATAAAATCAATCGGCAGGGCATTCGCATGGTGGATTTAATTGATCCAGAAGCCTTTGCCGAAGCACTAAAACAAGTGCTGCCTTTAAAGAATAATGAAATTACGAAATTATACGGCGGACAGCCTTTTGATTATGAGACTGTTTATAACGAATACAGCGCCTACGGAAAAGAACTAGCCAAATATGTGACGGATGTCACGGTTCTCATGGACGAATTGACGCGGGAAAACAAGCGGATCGTCTTTGAAGGCGCTCAGGGCGTCATGCTGGATATCGACCACGGTACTTATCCTTTTGTCACCTCATCAAATCCCGTTGGTGCCGGTGCTGCTGTTGGCACAGGTGTCGGCCCGGATAAAATCCATGAAGTTGCCGGCGTTGTCAAAGCTTATACCTCGCGTGTCGGCGAAGGGCCTTTCCCGACTGAATTGAAAAACGAAATGGGCAGCCATATCCGCGAAATCGGTCACGAATACGGCGTGATTACGAAACGTCCCCGCCGGATCGGCTGGCTGGACACAGTTGCTTTGCGCCATGCCGTTCTAGTTGCCGGCATCACGGAATTAGCAGTTAATTCATTGGATGTGCTTTCCGGCTTAAAAGAAGTTAAAATCGCGGTTGCCTACGAAAAAGATGGCCAGCGTATTGACAATTTCCCAGCCAATCTGCGTTTGCTAAAAGGCGCGACTGCGATCTATGAGACGCTGCCGGGCTGGTCGGAAGATATTAGTGATGACGCGCATTTTGAAGATCTGCCAGTCAATGCACAAAATTATTTGAAACGGATTTCCGAATTGCTGGAGCGGCCGCTATTGAGCTTTGCTGTCGGCCCGCATGCTGAACAGACTCACTTGCTGAAAGATCTTTGGTCTGACGGCAGAGAGGCGATGCATACCGCATGA
- the purD gene encoding phosphoribosylamine--glycine ligase has translation MAKVLIIGTGAREHSLAKTFLTSKHVDTVIVAPGNDGMIELGIQTASVAVDDLPGLVALAKKEEIDLTFVGSEEPLVLGVVDAFQQAGLRIFGPNKAAAQLEGSKTFTKKILQLAQAPTAAYHTVSSLTDAEKIVAGKQFPLVFKLDGLAAGKGVSIIKTRPEAAEKLTDIYSKNPAESLLIEDFMSGIEFSMFTLVGSHGQIVNLPAAQDHKRRFDADKGPNTGGMGAYSPMLQLPDSVLQETTDKIILPTIRAMAANQTPFVGVLYSGLMLTQAGVKVVEFNVRFGDPETQVILPQLTSDFYELISDLLAGKTTQAAWQDQDVYLGVDIAAPGYPEDVQPGFPTPLPADLPDGFEIDYAAVRKSGQQFLSTGGRVATIVVHAATMLAAQEKIYKYLDQAHLKLTYRHDIGYQLADFQKNFSRQH, from the coding sequence ATGGCTAAAGTATTAATCATTGGCACAGGTGCTCGCGAGCATAGCCTAGCCAAAACATTTCTGACAAGCAAACATGTCGACACTGTGATTGTCGCACCTGGCAATGACGGGATGATAGAGCTTGGCATCCAGACTGCGTCCGTGGCCGTGGATGATTTGCCCGGTTTGGTCGCTCTGGCGAAAAAAGAAGAGATCGACTTGACTTTTGTGGGCAGTGAAGAGCCGCTGGTTTTGGGCGTCGTTGATGCTTTTCAACAAGCCGGCCTGCGCATTTTCGGGCCAAATAAAGCGGCTGCTCAATTAGAAGGATCCAAGACATTCACCAAAAAAATCCTGCAATTAGCCCAGGCACCGACGGCAGCTTATCATACGGTTAGTTCACTGACCGATGCTGAAAAAATCGTGGCTGGCAAACAGTTTCCGCTTGTCTTTAAGCTAGACGGTTTAGCGGCTGGAAAGGGCGTCTCAATTATCAAAACGCGCCCAGAAGCTGCTGAAAAACTCACTGACATCTACAGCAAAAATCCTGCCGAAAGTCTGTTAATCGAAGACTTCATGTCTGGGATAGAGTTTTCAATGTTTACCTTAGTCGGCAGTCATGGACAAATCGTTAACTTGCCAGCGGCTCAGGATCACAAGCGCCGTTTTGATGCCGACAAAGGGCCTAATACTGGCGGCATGGGTGCCTATAGCCCGATGCTGCAGCTGCCGGATTCAGTCTTACAAGAGACAACAGACAAAATTATTCTGCCGACAATCCGGGCCATGGCCGCCAATCAGACACCTTTTGTCGGGGTCTTGTATTCCGGCTTGATGTTGACACAGGCAGGTGTTAAAGTCGTCGAATTCAATGTGCGTTTTGGCGATCCAGAGACACAGGTGATTCTGCCTCAATTGACCTCGGATTTTTACGAGCTGATCTCAGATCTGCTTGCTGGCAAAACGACTCAGGCAGCTTGGCAAGATCAAGACGTGTATTTAGGCGTTGATATCGCAGCTCCGGGTTATCCCGAAGATGTTCAGCCGGGCTTCCCAACGCCACTGCCAGCAGACTTGCCAGATGGTTTTGAGATTGATTATGCGGCCGTACGCAAGTCCGGCCAGCAATTCCTATCGACTGGCGGACGTGTGGCGACGATCGTGGTGCACGCTGCGACAATGCTGGCGGCACAAGAAAAAATTTATAAATATTTAGATCAGGCACATTTAAAACTGACTTATCGTCATGATATCGGTTATCAATTGGCCGATTTCCAGAAAAATTTTTCACGGCAGCATTAA